The following are encoded together in the Theileria orientalis strain Shintoku DNA, chromosome 1, complete genome genome:
- a CDS encoding glutathione synthetase produces MSYLASELSNLLLGFTKDSSKTDQNKLVISKDYSLNYNETNRDIAVDSVRYSIINNGIYQTFEIINDLPNDAKQNFKFEAYDGILKMVNFVLLPSPFPLKYYEKCCISSTILTEVVDEMSVNLQLLNELFKPILKYDKFVRDLLSISNEVYGPGGRNITEDLRTHISRSDYFIHVENLDRESYEREFCRYCQYDHCLCHFGRTATSGDEKPDFKLVEINLGGCSLSHYSKTVHKVHNKVLTTSIIDLHESDKEKTDKLVSEKKTLHMNNDPDRSFTLPISESHKAYLNKYTPIFGQKRVCVFLIPDINFINYIDTYFISSDVFDKYRIFVKTVQLDLLIDWMKRKMLFLASDWEYNPDGTVRFTDYSCYGSKLKPGRLVLNLMANPNFTSVNKSNLFEVSTVYSRDYYDSSEMVSDDAVNLRKLIEFSDAVKIPNSLLQLVNSKRAQMYFSNPKHIDELLSSYNKRVKGVKRNKGLSDLVKGTWILQVDPSLESSVEVVNDAIKNPHKYVLKANREIGKGLLFNEKLASRLKECSNNKEELSQYVLMKKISVPSQPGLFVKHLKNGSFEVFGYHSLTELGIYHYALYDGNECKVNEANGYLARTKPEFATGGGLSAGCGFINSVLLF; encoded by the exons ATGTCATATTTGGCATCGGAACTGTCGAATCTTCTTCTGGGATTTACCAAGGATTCGAGCAAAACTgatcaaaataaattggtTATATCAAAAGATTATTCTCTCAATTATAACGAGACTAACCGTGATATAGCAGTTGACTCTGTAAGATATTCTATAATTAACAATGGCATATACCAAACGTTTGAAATAATCAACGACCTCCCGAATGACGCTAAGCAGAATTTTAAGTTCGAAGCATACGATGGAATACTCAAAATGGTGAATTTTGTGTTACTACCTTCTCCCTTTCCTCTAAAGTACTACGAGAAGTGCTGCATCAGTTCTACCATTTTAACTGAAGTTGTTGACGAGATGTCAGTGAATCTACAACTGTTGAACGAGTTGTTTAAACCTATTTTGAAGTACGACAAATTTGTAAGGGACTTGTTGAGTATATCTAACGAGGTGTACGGCCCAGGTGGTAGGAATATAACTGAGGATCTGAGGACACACATATCTAGATCGGACTATTTTATACATGTTGAAAACCTGGATAGGGAGTCGTATGAACGAGAATTCTGTAGATACTGTCAATACGACCACTGTCTATGTCACTTTGGACGCACAGCTACCTCAG GCGACGAAAAACCAGATTTCAAACTTGTGGAAATTAATTTGGGTGGCTGTTCACTATCTCACTACTCTAAGACGGTGCATAAAGTCCACAATAAGGTCTTAACGACTTCTATCATTGATTTACACGAGTCTGATAAGGAGAAGACTGATAAGCTTGTGTCAGAGAAGAAAACGTTGCACATGAACAACGACCCAGACAGGTCATTCACACTACCAATATCAGAGTCACACAAGGCGTACCTGAACAAATACACCCCAATCTTCGGTCAAAAAAGAGTGTGTGTGTTCCTGATTCCTGACATAAACTTTATTAACTACATTGACACTTATTTCATTTCCAGTGACGTTTTTGACAAGTACCGAATTTTCGTCAAAACTGTACAGCTTGACTTGTTAATAGATTGGATGAAACGCAAGATGCTGTTTCTTGCCAGCGACTGGGAGTATAACCCAGATGGCACTGTTAGATTTACAGATTACAGCTGCTACGGCTCTAAACTAAAGCCAGGAAGACTagtgttaaatttaatggcAAATCCAAATTTTACGTCCGTAAACAAATCAAACCTATTTGAAGTGAGCACAGTTTATTCCAGAGACTATTACGACTCCAGTGAAATGGTCAGTGACGATGCTGTGAATTTGAGAAAGCTGATAGAATTTTCTGATGCGGTTAAAATCCCAAATTCTCTCCTACAATTGGTCAATTCTAAAAGGGCtcaaatgtattttagcaACCCAAAGCATATAGATGAGCTACTATCCTCATACAACAAAAGAGTCAAG GGTGTGAAGAGAAACAAAGGTTTATCTGACCTGGTCAAAGGAACATGGATACTGCAAGTGGACCCATCGTTGGAAAGCAGTGTGGAAGTAGTCAACGATGCAATCAAAAACCCAcacaaatatgttttaaaagcTAATCGGGAAATAGGAAAGGGGCTTTTATTCAACGAAAAGTTGGCATCTCGATTAAAAGAATGCTCAAATAACAAGGAAGAACTATCTCAGTATgttttaatgaaaaaaatatcaGTTCCTTCGCAACCAGGACTGTTCGTcaaacatttaaaaaatgggTCATTTGAAGTGTTTGGCTACCATTCGTTGACAGAACTGGGAATATACCACTATGCTCTATACGACGGCAACGAGTGTAAGGTCAACGAAGCAAACGGGTACCTCGCCAGAACTAAACCAGAGTTTGCAACTGGAGGAGGTCTGTCAGCAGGCTGCGGTTTCATTAACAGCGTCTTATTGTTTTGA